One region of Parambassis ranga chromosome 21, fParRan2.1, whole genome shotgun sequence genomic DNA includes:
- the mettl5 gene encoding rRNA N(6)-adenosine-methyltransferase METTL5, with product MKLKELESCLQQVDTFEEPKILLEQYPTSPHIAACMLYTIQSTFDDIEGKLVADLGCGCGVLSIGAAMLDAGLCVGFDIDDDALDIFRRNAEEFEITNLDLVQCDLCCLEAEAYAKKFDTVIMNPPFGTKHNQGMDMKFLQAALTMAKTAVYSLHKTSTRDHIQKKANDWGVKMEVIAELRYDLPASYKFHKKKSVDIQVDFLRFSKT from the exons ATGAAACTCAAAGAATTAGAAAGCTGCCTGCAACAAGTGGACACATTTGAAGAGCCCAAAATCCTTCTTGAGCAGTATCCAACTAGCCCTCACATTGCCG CGTGTATGCTTTACACAATCCAGAGTACGTTTGATGACATTGAAGGTAAACTAGTGGCAGATCTGGGATGTGGTTGTGGAGTCCTCAGCATCGGAGCTGCGATGTTGGATGCAGG CTTGTGCGTCGGCTTCGACATCGACGATGATGCTCTGGATATATTCAGAAGAAACGCAGAGGAATTTGAGATCACTAACCTGGATCTGGTGCAGTGTGACCTGTGCTGCCTGGAAGCAGAGGCTTATGCTAAGAAGTTTGACACTGTTATAATGAATCCTCCATTTGGGACAAAACACAACCAAG GCATGGACATGAAGTTCCTGCAAGCAGCTTTAACAATGGCAAAGACAGCTGTGTACTCACTTCATAAAACATCAACACGAGAT cacatacaaaaaaaggcaaatgaCTGGGGAGTAAAGATGGAAGTCATAGCAG AGCTACGATATGACTTGCCAGCATCGTACAAGTTCCATAAAAAGAAATCG GTTGACATCCAGGTGGATTTCCTCCGATTCTCCAAAACCTGA